The genome window AGGTGCCGATGTCCCCTCATcccgctgtccctgtcccttcacTCACCCCCTCTCTATcctcctgtcccctgtccctttgctgacccctctctgtccccacagccatggAAGTGCTGATGTCCCTCCTATCCCCTCATcccgctgtccctgtcccttcacTCACCCCTCTCTGTcctcctgtcccctgtcccttcGCTGACCCCTCTCTGTCCTCCTGTCCCGCTGTCCCTTTACTGACcctctctctgtccccacagccatggAGGTGCCgatgtccctcctgtccccccgtcctgctgtccccctgtcccttcACTGaccccctccctgtccccacagccatggAGCTGCCGATGTCCCCTCATcccgctgtccctgtcccttcacTGACCCCTCTCTGTCCTCCTGTCCCCTGTTCCTTCACTGACcctctctctgtccccacagccatggAAGTGCTgatgtccctcctgtccccccatcccgctgtccctgtcccttcacTGACCCTTCTCTTGTCCCCACAGCCATGGAGGTGCCGGTGTCCCCTCatcccactgtccctgtcccttcacTCACCCCTCTCTGTCCTCCTGTCCCTTGTCTCTTCACTGACcctctctctgtccccacagccacgGAGGTGCTGATGTCCTCTcatcctgctgtcccctgtcccttcactgacccctctctgtcccctgtcccctgtcccttcaCTGaccccctccctgtccccacatccaTGGAGGTGCCGATGTCCCCTCATCCCGCTGTTCCTGTCCCTTCACTCACCCCTCTCTGTcctcctgtcccctgtcccttcaCTGaccccctccctgtccccacatccaTGGAGGTGCCGATGTCCCCTCATCCCGCTGTTCCTGTCCCTTCACTgacccctctctgtcccctgtcccctgtcccttcGCTGACCCCTCTCTGTCCCCCCAGCCATGGAGGTCCAGTCCTACTACACCAAGCTGCTGGGGGAGCTGAACGAGCAGCGCAAGCGCGACTTCTTCTGCGACTGCAGCATCATCGTGGAGGGCAGGATCTTCAAAGCCCACAAGAACATCCTGTTCGCCAACAGCGGCTACTTCCGGGCGCTGCTCATCCACTACATCCAGGACAGCGGGCGCCACAGCACGGCCTCGCTGGACATCGTCACCTCCGAGGCTTTCTCCGTCATCCTGGACTTCCTCTACTCGGGCAAGCTGGATCTGTGCGGCGACAACGTCATCGAGGTGATGTCGGCCGCCAGCTACCTGCAGATGACCGACGTGGTCAACTTCTGCAAGAGCTACATCAGGTCCTCGCTGGACATCTGCAGGAAGATGGAGAGGGAGGCCGTGGTGTTCTACCAGGCCGACAGCGGCAGCTCGGCCAGGGAGGGCCCCTCTGCTGGCTCCAAGGGTGCTGtcgccgtgtcctccatgcagGAGAAGGTTCTGGAATGCCAGAGGGACCCTCCCTGTGGGGAGTGCAGCGGCTGCCACCCGCTGGAGGTGGCGGCCAGGGACCCTCAGAGCAGCGTTTCCCCCGACGGCTGCAGGAGGGTGGAGCCCAAGGTGGAGGAGTTTGAGGCCgagccggcggcggcggcggcgctggaGCCCATGGAAGAggggcagcccctggagctggccTGCAATAACCTGCACATGAAGCAGTTCCTGGAGGCTCTGCTGCGCAACGGCTCGGCCCCGAGGAAGGAGGACGTGGTGCATCACTTGGTGCGGGGATTTGAGGGTAGGGCTGAGGAGGCCGCAGTGCCCGTGAGCTCCATGGTGGACATTCACAGCGACTGGTATGGTGAGGACACAGGTGAGAGGACTCAGGGCACAGCTTTGTTGGGCTCCTTTTGTTATTCCTGTCCAAGAATATTTTGCTGAATTTTTGGCACGCTGAAATAAACTCTCGTTGTGCACTTTGAAAGCAGCTCTACTTGTTTGTTTGGTGCAGCCCGTGGCAGGTGAGtattgctgacagctctgcagctcccagatcTCCCCACGTTCCACTTGGGGTGATTCTTCTTTTATTAATAAACTCACTAGGACCTCATTCAGTGTTTTTGAAGAGGATTTTTCCCTCCTGATGGTCACAGAGCAATCCAACAGGAGGGATCTGCTGCAGGACCTgctgttcccatcccatcccagctcctgccactgctgctctATTTCCAACTTCAGAGGGCAGGAATCAGCTTTATCCACCACTGAGGGAATCCTGTGAGTCctttagcagcactgaaagctTTAAATTCTGTGGTAAGGCATAAAAATGAGTCTTTTTTCACtttccagctgccccagcaccagctGGGATATCTCAGGGATATTTCTGGCAGGAAAACCATGCCCATGTGCATTTCTCCTGATGTGGACAATAAAGATTTGGGCATTTTATCTGGTTTTTCATGAGTGCCTTGTCCAAACAGCTTAGTGAGGACAGGAGGTGGCTCTGCCACACTGAGGATGTGACAAATGCCACAAGGCTGGCACTGGCTGTAGCCAgcaaatttattttcctgtcaTCTGCAGCTCAAGCTGCCCGTGTGACTTTAAAGCCAATAAAAAGTGACAAATCCTCTCAAGCAGGGCACTGATAAAATCACAACTGCAGGtttgctcccagagctgggctgtcaCCGCTCACCCTGGCGCTTTTTGATGTGTGCCAAGGCAAGAACATCCAACACACACAAATTTcacttctctttttcctctctcaacATCTCCAGGCTGTTCATGAGTCATTAAAAGGGAAATGCTCCCAGAGTTTGATAGGGAACATCAGGAGTCCTGGCAGTGTAGCAGAAATGTTAGTGAGAGATGGGGTTTGAGtaggagggagggaaaagaaaccaaaccttccattccttctgtttctgtgctAAAACAGGACCTTGGAGCAGTGAGGAGAGTGGGAGTTTCTCAGCTTTcagtggtgctgctgcctcagcttcTTCACAAGGCTCCAGAAATGAGAAACACAAACTCCTGGTGAAAGAATGGTGCGCTCAGGTTAAGAGATGGGataaatttcacttttttttttcaagtttctaCCTCTGTTTCAGTCATCCTTCAGAGCAGAAAGAGGGAAAACTGGCACCTGTAGAGCCCTATAAGCAAGGCAGGACAAAGAACTGGGTTTAAATGAAGCTCTGGATGCCCAGCAGGGATTTGCAATCCCTTGGGAAGCTCCAAGACTCTCACATCATTAATTCCTTTTTTGATACACACCTTTTTTGATAGTGGGTTGGATAAACCTTAATGCAAAAGGATGctctgcagcctcacctgcTTGAGACACAAAATATTTCCCTGAATCAGGGCCTGGAACAGGGAAAATCAATCCTTTGGCACCACTTTTCTGCTGGAAGGGAAGCTGGTGCTGAAAAACTTGGCAATGCCCACCTGTCTGTAAAATGGGATCTTCAAATTTAATTCTGTTCTTGCACTCGACTCCATAAATTGTGTATTgcttgtggtttggtttttggaaTGGTAAAATATTGCCAGGAAATATATTGGAGTCCTTCACCTTGTTATTCCCAACAGGAAGGGAGCAGAAACAGAGTCATATTTTCATATATAAATATGAAAGAACGCGGCCAAAATGTGCTATTTCTGCCTGTAGTTTGTGTTGAAGGTTTTAGTTTTTGATGCTGTTTAATGCTAAGAGTAATATATTTATGGATTTTTATATCTAAATATGAAAGAACATGGCCAAAATTTGCTATTTCTGCCTGCAGGTTTGTGTTTAAGGCTTTAGTTTCTGATGCTAATGATttgataatttttaaagaaaggaatagCCAAAATTtgccatttctgcctgcagGTTTGTGTTGAAGGTTTTAGTTTCTGATGCTAatgatttaataatttttaaagaaaggaatagCCAAAATTTGCTATTTCTGCCTGCAGTTTGTGTTGAGGTTTTGGTTTGTGATGCTAAtagtttaataatttttaaagaaaggaatagCCAAAATTTGCTATTTCTGCCTGCAGGTTTGTGTTGAAGGTTTTAGTTTCTGAGGGTAATGATTTGataattttaaagaaaggaatagCCAAAAATTCTGCCTGCAGGTTTGTGTTAAGTGTTTTAGTTTCTGATGCTAATGATttgataatttttaaagaaaggaatagCCAAAATTTGCTATTTCTGCCTGCAGGTTTTGTTGAAGGTTTTAGTTTCTGATGCTAatgatttaataattttaaagaaaggaatagTCAAAAATTCTGCCTGCAGGTTTGTGTTGAAGGTTTTAGTTTCTGATGCTAatgatttaataattttaaagaaaggaatagCCAAAAATTCTGCCTGCAGGTTTGTGTTAAAGGTTTTAGTTTCTGATGCTAatgatttaataatttttaaaggaaggaATAGCCAAAATTTGCTATTTCTGCCTGCAGTTTGTGTTGAAGGTTTTAGTTTGTGATGCTAatgatttaataatttttaaaggaaggaATAGCCAAAATGTGCTATTTCTGCCTGCAGTTTGTGTTGAGGTTTTGGTTTGTGATGCTAAtagtttaataatttttaaagcaagGAATAGCCAAAAATTCTGCCTGCAGGTTTGTGTTAAAGGTTTTAGTTTCTGATTCTAatgatttaataatttttaaaggaaggaATAGCCAAAATGTGCTATTTCTGCCTACAGGTTTTGTTTAAGGCTTTAGTTTCTGATGCTAATGATTTaacaatttttaaagaaaggaagtGGCTGAggtggagcagagacccccctTGACTAGAAGCAGATTATTGGTGCTCCCTAAATGAAAATGAACGTTTTGCTGTGTTGAACAGCAGACTGGCTGCTttgccagggcactgcagctgcaccaATCCTGCATGGAGGAGGAACCCGCAGGTGAGGGGAGATGCAGCTCCCACCTGAGCCTTGCTGCGAGCAGCGCCAGGATTCTGTCAGGATTCTATCAGGATTCTATCAGGATTCTATCAGGATTCCCTGGCAGCGGCGGCTGCGAGGGTGCCCGAGCTCACAGGCCGTGTTCTGTCCCCAAGGTGACGTGCTGGTGGTGCCCATCAAGCTGCACAAGTGCCCGTTCTGCCCCTACACGGCCAAGCAGAAGGGGATCCTGAAGCGGCACATCCGCTCGCACACCGGGGAGCGGCCGTACCCCTGCGACACCTGCGGCAAGCGCTTCACCCGCCAGGAGCACCTGCGCAGCCACGCCCTCAGCGTGAGTCACACGGGGTCACAGGGGTCACACGGGGTCACACGGGGTCACGGGGGTCACACGGGGTCACAGGGGTCACACGGGGTCACAGGCTCTGCGGCCTGCCTCGGGTTTTGGGTGTTTAGGTTCGTTAGTGGGTGGGTGGGTTCGGGGTTGGTGTTAGGGGATGGTTGTTGGAATTGCAAGGCGACCCCAAAGCTGGGGAGTGATTGGCGTCTGAGTCCAGGGAATGCTGAACAGCTGGCCTAATAAACACTGTATTGTATGACATTACAGCTGTATTAGAGAGagatactatactatactatactatactatactatactatactatactatactatacactatactatactatGCTACACTATAGGCTATaccattctattctattctattctattctattctattctattctattctattccattccattccattccattccattccattccattccattccattccattccattccattccattctatATACTATTCTATACCATACTATACCATACTACTCTACTCTACTCTACTCTACTCTACTCTACTCTACTCTACTCTATACCACACCATACTATTCTATTACTATACTATTACTATTTTATACTCTACTGTACTATTCTATACTATGCTACACTGTACTACactatactatatactataccATACTGTTCTATTCTATACTACactatatactatactatactatactatactatactatactatactatactatactattcTAGACTAGACTAGACTAGACTAGACTAGACTAGATTATGATATACTATTTTATACTATTCTGTACCATACCATACTATTCAATTACTATACTATTAGTACACTATTACTATTctgtactatactatactattctattctattctatactACACTAGGCACTATTCTATATCATTCCATTCTACTACTATACTACTAGTATACTATTACTATACTATTACTATTTTATACTATACTactactatattatactatgcTACACTGCACTATATACTATaccattctattctattctgttCTATACTATACCATAGTATTCTATTCAATTAATATACTATTACTACACTATTACTATTctgtactatactatactattctattctattctatactACACTAGGTACTATTCTATACCATTCAATTCTATTACTATACTACTACTATACTATTACTATACTATTACTATTTTATACTACACTACTACTATACTATACTACGCTACACTGCACTATATACTATaccattctattctattctattctattctatactACACTATATACTActctatactatactatactatactatactatactatactataccatagtatactatactataccataccataccatagtATTCTATTCAATTACTTTACTAGTACTACACTATTACTATTCtgtactatactatattattctattctattattctattctattctattctattctattctattctattctattctattctgtaCTACACTAGGTACTATTCTAAACCATTCCATTCTACTACTATACTACTAGTATACTATTACTATACTATTACTATTTTATACTATACTactactatactatattacactatacTATACTACTCTACACTGTACTATATACTATaccattctattctattctatactacactatatactatactatactatactatactatactatactatactataccaTAGTATTCTATTCAATTACTATACTATTGCTACACTATTACTATTctgtactatactatactattcTATTCTATACTACACTAGGTACTATTCTATACCATTCCATTCTACTACTATACTACTGGTATACTATTACTATACTATTACTATTTTATACTATACTACTACTATAGTATACTATGCTACACTGCACTATATACTATACCAttctatactatactatactatactatactatactatactatactataccaTAGTATTCTATTCAATTACTATTCTATTACTATTctgtactatactatactatactattcTATTCTATACCACACTATATACTATTCTATACTATACCATACTATACCATAGTATTCTATACTATACCATACCacaccataccataccatatcATACCATACCATAGTATTCAATTCAATTACTATACTATTACTACACTATTACTATTCTGtactattctattctattctattctattctattctattctattctattctattctatactACACTAGGTTCTATTCTATACCATTCAATTCTATTACTATACTACTAGTATACTATTACTATACTATTACTATTTTATACTATACTACTACTATACTATACTACGCTACACTGCACTATATACTATaccattctattctattctattctattctattctattctatactatactataccaTAGTATTCTATTCAATTACTATACTATTACTACACTATTACTATTCTGTACTAtactattctattctattctattctatacCACACTATATACTATTCTATACTATACCATAGTAttctatactatactatactatactgtactatactatactataccaTACCATAGTATTCTATTCAATTATTATACTATTACTACACTATTACTATTCTGTACTAtactattctattctattctatactACACTAGGTACTATTCTATACCATTCAATTCTATTACTATACTACTAGTATACTATTACTATACTATTACTATTTTATACTATACTactactatactatactatgcTACACTGCACTATATACTATACCATTCTAttctatactatactatactatactatactatactatactataccaTAGTATTCTATTCAATTACTATGCTATTACTATTctgtactatactatactatactattcTATTCTATACCACACTATATACTATTCTATACTATACCATACTATACCATAGTATTCTATACTATACCATACCacaccataccataccatatcATACCATACCATAGTATTCAATTCAATTACTATACTATTACTACACTATTACTATTCTGtactattctattctattctattctattctattctattctatactACACTAGGTTCTATTCTATACCATTCAATTCTATTACTATACTACTAGTATACTATTACTATACTATTACTATTTTATACTATACTACTACTATACTATACTACGCTACACTGCACTATATACTATACCATTCTAttctatactatactatactatactatactatactatactataccaTAGTATTCTATTCAATTACTATGCTATTACTATTctgtactatactatactatactattcTATTCTATACCACACTATATACTATTCTATACTATACCATACTATACCATAGTATTCTATACTATACCATACCacaccataccataccatatcATACCATACCATAGTATTCAATTCAATTACTATACTATTACTACACTATTACTATTCTGtactattctattctattctattctattctattctattctattctattctattctatactACACTAGGTTCTATTCTATACCATTCAATTCTATTACTATACTACTAGTATACTATTACTATACTATTACTATTTTATACTATACTACTACTATACTATACTACGCTACACTGCACTATATACTATaccattctattctattctattctattctattctatactatactataccaTAGTATTCTATTCAATTACTATACTATTACTACACTATTACTATTCTGTACTAtactattctattctattctattctatacCACACTATATACTATTCTATACTATACCATAGTAttctatactatactatactatactgtactatactatactataccaTACCATAGTATTCTATTCAATTATTATACTATTACTACACTATTACTATTCTGTACTAtactattctattctattctatactACACTAGGTACTATTCTATACCATTCAATTCTATTACTATACTACTAGTATACTATTACTATACTATTACTATTTTATACTATACTactactatactatactatgcTACACTGCACTATATACTATACCATTCTAttctatactatactatactatactatactatactatactataccaTAGTATTCTATTCAATTACTATGCTATTACTATTctgtactatactatactatactattcTATTCTATACCACACTATATACTATTCTATACTATACCATACTATACCATAGTATTCTATACTATACCATACCacaccataccataccatatcATACCATACCATAGTATTCTATTCAATTACTATACTATTACTACACTATTACTATTCTGtactattctattctattctattctattctatactACACTAGGTTCTATTCTATACCATTCAATTCTATTACTATACTACTAGTATACTATTACTATACTATTACTATTTTATACTATACTACTACTATACTATACTACACTACACTGCACTATATACTATaccattctattctattctattctatactatactataccaTAGTATTCTATTCAATTACTATACTATTACTACACTATTACTATTctgtactatactatactactctattctattctatactACACTATATACTATTCTATActataccataccataccataccataccataccatagtATTCTATTCAATTACTATACTATTACTACACTGTTACTATTctgtactatactatactattctattctattctattctattctattctatactACACTAGGTACTATTCTATACCATTCAATTCTACTACTATACTACTAGTATACTATTACTATACTACTACTATACTATTACTATTTTATACTATACTACTGCTATACTATACTATGCTACACTGCACTATATACTATaccattctattctattctatactATACCATAGTATTCTATTCAATTACTATACTATTACTACACTATTACTGTTctgtactatactatactatactataccatactatactataccataccataccatagtATTCTATTCAATTGCAATACTATTACTACACTATTACTATTCTGTACTATActattttattctattctgTACTACACTAGGTACTATTCTATACCATTCAATTCTATTACTATACTACTAGTATACTATTACTATACTATTACTATTTTATACTATACTactactatactatattacactatacTATACTACGCTACACTGCACTATATACTATACgattctattctattttattctattctattctattccattccattccattccattccattccattccattctacACTCTATACTATTCTATACCATACTATACCATagtattctattctattctattcttttcttttctattcttttctattctattctattctattctattctattctattctattctattctatactatactatactatactacaCTACACTACACTAcactataatatatataatattctATACTACACTATGTCATACTTACTACTGACTCCTGAAAAACTCGTGGCTGTCTGCTGAAGTGTGGCTGTTTCTCTGTGGTGACAATCTCTCCAAAGCCTCAAATtgccttttccccccaaatttgcTGTTTTCCCTGCAGGTCCATCGCTCCAACAAGCCCATCATCTgcaagggctgcaggaggacCTTCACCaacagcctgtcccaggggcATTTTATTTTCCCAATCTGTTAGGTtagattttgggaaggaattctgcAGGATGGTGTGGATGCTCCATTgctggaattgtcccaggccaggatggacagggcttggagtgaTTTGGAATTGTGGAAAGTGTCCATGGGCTGGAAAATCTCTAAGAtccatccaacccaaaccattccatgattcctacACTTGGGTAGCAGAATAACGATGGCGATCCCACTCCTCTTCAGATGAAGTGTGGCTGTTTCTTGTGGCAATCTCTCCAAAGCCTCAAATTGCCTTTTTGCCCCAAATTTGCTGTTTTCCCTGCAGGTCCATCGCTCCAACAAGCCCATCATCTgcaagggctgcaggagggcctTCACCaacagcctgtcccaggggcATTTTATTTTCCCAATCTGTTAGGTtagattttgggaaggaattgtgcaGGGTGGTGAAGGTGTGGTTTCCTCATTCCTGGAATTGTCCCagaccaggttggacagggcttggagcaacctggaatTGTTGAAAGTGTCCATGGGCTGGAAAATCTCTAAGAtccatccaacccaaaccattccatgattgcTACACTTGGGTAGGAATCCACAAATCTTTGTGGGCAGAATAACGATGGCGATCCCACTCCTCTTTAGCTCAAGTATGGCTGTTTCTCTGTGGTGACAATCTCTCCAAAGCCTCAAATtgcctttttcccccaaatttgcTGTTTTCCCTGCAGGTCCATCGCTCCAACAAGCCCATCATCTgcaagggctgcaggaggacCTTCACcaacagcattttattttagttaggttagattttgggaaggaattgtgcaGGGTGGTGAAGGTGTGGATGCTCCATTgctggaattgtcccaggccaggttggacagggcttggagtgaTCTGGAATTGTGGAAAGTGTCCGTGGGCTGGAAAAGCTCTAAGAtccatccaacccaaaccattccatgattgcTACACTTGGATAGCCCAGATCTTTGTAGGTAGAATCAGGAATTACACTGCAGCTGAAGTGTGGTTGTTTCTCTGTGGTGGCAATCTCTCCAAAGCCTCAAattgcctttttccccccaaatttgcTGTTTTGCCTGCAGGTCCATCGCTCCAACAAGCCCATCATCTgcaagggctgcaggagggcctTCACcaacagcattttattttagttaggttagattttgggaaggaattgtgcaGGGTGGTGAAGGTGTGGATGCTCCATTGCTGGAATTGTCCCAAGTcgggttggacagggcttggagcaacctggaatTGTTGAAGGTGTCCATGGGCTGGAAAATCTCTAAGAtccatccaacccaaaccattccatgattcctacACTTGGGTAGCAGAATAACGATGGCGATCCCACTCCCCTTCAGCTGAAGTGTGGCTGTTTCTCTGTTGTGGCAATCTCTCCAAAGCCTCAAATtgcctttttcccccaaatttgcTGTTTTCCCTGCAGGTCCATCGCTCCAACAAGCCCATCATCTgcaagggctgcaggagggcctTCACCaacagcctgtcccaggggcattttattttagttaggttagattttgggaaggaattgtgcaGGGTGGTGAAGGTGTGGTTTCCTCATTcctggaattgtcccaggccaggttggacggggcttggagtgATCTGGAATTGTTGAAGGTGTCCATGGGCTGGAAAATCTCTAAGAtccatccaacccaaaccattccatgattcctacACTTGGATAACCCAAATCTTTGTGGGCAGAATAACGATGGCGATTCCACTCC of Zonotrichia albicollis isolate bZonAlb1 chromosome 20, bZonAlb1.hap1, whole genome shotgun sequence contains these proteins:
- the ZBTB8B gene encoding zinc finger and BTB domain-containing protein 8B isoform X2, with protein sequence MEVQSYYTKLLGELNEQRKRDFFCDCSIIVEGRIFKAHKNILFANSGYFRALLIHYIQDSGRHSTASLDIVTSEAFSVILDFLYSGKLDLCGDNVIEVMSAASYLQMTDVVNFCKSYIRSSLDICRKMEREAVVFYQADSGSSAREGPSAGSKGAVAVSSMQEKVLECQRDPPCGECSGCHPLEVAARDPQSSVSPDGCRRVEPKVEEFEAEPAAAAALEPMEEGQPLELACNNLHMKQFLEALLRNGSAPRKEDVVHHLVRGFEGRAEEAAVPVSSMVDIHSDWYGEDTGDVLVVPIKLHKCPFCPYTAKQKGILKRHIRSHTGERPYPCDTCGKRFTRQEHLRSHALSVHRSNKPIICKGCRRTFTNSLSQGHFIFPIC
- the ZBTB8B gene encoding zinc finger and BTB domain-containing protein 8B isoform X1 gives rise to the protein MEVQSYYTKLLGELNEQRKRDFFCDCSIIVEGRIFKAHKNILFANSGYFRALLIHYIQDSGRHSTASLDIVTSEAFSVILDFLYSGKLDLCGDNVIEVMSAASYLQMTDVVNFCKSYIRSSLDICRKMEREAVVFYQADSGSSAREGPSAGSKGAVAVSSMQEKVLECQRDPPCGECSGCHPLEVAARDPQSSVSPDGCRRVEPKVEEFEAEPAAAAALEPMEEGQPLELACNNLHMKQFLEALLRNGSAPRKEDVVHHLVRGFEGRAEEAAVPVSSMVDIHSDWYGEDTGDVLVVPIKLHKCPFCPYTAKQKGILKRHIRSHTGERPYPCDTCGKRFTRQEHLRSHALSVHRSNKPIICKGCRRTFTTSLSQGLRRFGLCDSCTCVTTTHEDSLPINLSLVETASEGQEKGDADNDWPIYVESGEENEPAEDDDGDDKQEMQRGLSDRETLM